CGCGTCTGGTTGTTGCAGGCACCGCCCGGCGAAGCGCTGGACGCCGAGCGCTTGGGCGACTGGCACACCGCACTGCAACAGTTGCAGTTGCCCTTCGCCGACTGCATGCCCTTGAACTGGCTGGAGACCGGCCATGACTGAACCCATGAAGCCGCTGAAGCTGGCCGTGGTCGGCCACACCAATGTGGGCAAGACCTCGCTGCTGCGTACCTTGACCCGCGACGTCGGCTTCGGCGAAGTGTCCCATCGCCCGAGCACCACCCGGCATGTCGAGGGTGCACGCTTGTCGGTGGATGGCGAAGCGCTGCTGGAGCTGTATGACACGCCAGGCCTGGAGGACGCCATCGCCCTGCTCGATTACCTCGAACGCCTGGAACGCCCGGGTGAACGCCTGGACGGTCCGGCGCGCCTGGCACGCTTCCTCGAGGGCAGCGAGGCGCGCCAACGCTTCGAACAGGAAGCCAAGGTGCTGCGGCAACTGCTCGCCAGCGACGCCGGGCTTTATGTGATCGATGCCCGGGAGCCGGTGCTGGCCAAGTACCGGGATGAATTGGAAGTCCTCGCCAGTTGTGGCAAGCCGCTGCTACCGGTGTTGAATTTCGTCAGCAGCGCCCACCATCGCGAGCCTGACTGGCGCGAAGCCCTGGCGCGATTGGGGCTGCACGCCCTGGTACGTTTTGACAGCGTGGCGCCGCCCGAGGACGGCGAGCGACGCCTGTATGAGAGCCTCGCGCTGTTGCTGGAAAGCGCCCGTGGGCAACTGGAACGCCTGGTCACCGACCAACAGGCCCAACGCCTGGCCCGCCAGCAGAGCGCGGCGCGTTTGATCGCCGAACTGCTGATCGACTGCGCCGCCTGCCGACGCAGCGTCGCCAGCAACGCCGAACAGGAACGCGAGGCCATCAGTGAGCTGCGCAGCGCAGTGCGTCAACGCGAGCAACGCTGCGTCGAGGCCTTGCTCAAGCTTTACGCTTTCCGGCCTCAGGACGCCGCCGCCAGCGATCTGCCGCTGCTCGACGGGCGTTGGGGCGATGACCTGTTCAACCCCGAGACCCTCAAGCAACTGGGCGTGCGCGTCGGTGGTGGGATCGCGGCGGGCGCAGCGGCCGGGGCCGGCGTCGATTTGCTGGTGGGCGGCCTGACCCTTGGCGCCGCCGCCCTGGCCGGGGCCATCGTCGGTGGCACCCTGCAAACCGCCCGCAGTTATGGCAACCGGCTGATGGGCAAGCTCAAGGGGCAGCGGGAATTGACGGTGGACGACAACGTGCTGCGCCTGTTGGCCCTGCGCCAACGCCAACTGCTGCAAGCCCTCAACCAGCGTGGCCATGCGGCGATGGACAGCATCCGCATCGCCACGCCCCAGGACAAGACCTGGCGCGAGGGCAAGCTGCCCGAAGCCTTGAACAAGGCGCGGGCGCATCCGCAATGGTCATCCCTGAATACTCAACCGCGATTGAGCCAGGCAGAACGCCAGGAGCAGATCGAGCAATTGGCCGAGCAGCTATAAACCCAGTAGCCAGGGATTTTTGTGGGCGCAAGGCTTGCCCGCGATGCAATCGATGCGGCTTTCCAGAGACCGAGGCGCCTGTATCGCGGGCAAGCCTTGCTCCCACAGAGTGTTCCTTGCCGCAGAAAACTGCGCGGCTCAAAGGTTATTCGTTGATCAAGGCCTTGAGGGCCGCCGCCGCTTCAGGCAACTCCAGCTCACTGAACACCTTCACGCCATGGCGCTTGAGCAACGCCGCTGTCACGCCTTCGCCGCTGACCTTCACCCCGCTGAACGTGCCGTCATAAGTCAGCACGTTACCGCACGACGGGCTGTTGGCCTTGAGCACGGCGATGCGGATGCCGTGTTCACGCACCCGTTCCAGCGCTTGATAGGCGCCTGACAAAAACTGTGTACTCACATCCTCGCCGTCGGTGGTGATCACCAGTGCCTGGCCGTCGAG
The sequence above is drawn from the Pseudomonas sp. St316 genome and encodes:
- a CDS encoding GTPase/DUF3482 domain-containing protein, translating into MTEPMKPLKLAVVGHTNVGKTSLLRTLTRDVGFGEVSHRPSTTRHVEGARLSVDGEALLELYDTPGLEDAIALLDYLERLERPGERLDGPARLARFLEGSEARQRFEQEAKVLRQLLASDAGLYVIDAREPVLAKYRDELEVLASCGKPLLPVLNFVSSAHHREPDWREALARLGLHALVRFDSVAPPEDGERRLYESLALLLESARGQLERLVTDQQAQRLARQQSAARLIAELLIDCAACRRSVASNAEQEREAISELRSAVRQREQRCVEALLKLYAFRPQDAAASDLPLLDGRWGDDLFNPETLKQLGVRVGGGIAAGAAAGAGVDLLVGGLTLGAAALAGAIVGGTLQTARSYGNRLMGKLKGQRELTVDDNVLRLLALRQRQLLQALNQRGHAAMDSIRIATPQDKTWREGKLPEALNKARAHPQWSSLNTQPRLSQAERQEQIEQLAEQL
- a CDS encoding DUF523 domain-containing protein; this translates as MEKILVSRCLLGHRVRYDGGASGPFDQLQQWLDEGRIVPLCPEVAGGLPTPRAAAEIPGGQGGQVLDGQALVITTDGEDVSTQFLSGAYQALERVREHGIRIAVLKANSPSCGNVLTYDGTFSGVKVSGEGVTAALLKRHGVKVFSELELPEAAAALKALINE